The Sorghum bicolor cultivar BTx623 chromosome 6, Sorghum_bicolor_NCBIv3, whole genome shotgun sequence genome contains the following window.
gcgggacttgtggatttagaactgcactttcttaacgctttgtcaaatgcaaaaacgtcctatatatcaaatgtacatcttgatgagtggaacaaagttgctattcatgactttcggagttggggccatttagggtcccgaaaacgtgcgtgtagcagtaaaaatttgaaatttcaaaatttgagtggtccaaaccatctcatatgaaaagttgaccattacaccaaatgtgtgtcttgagaaggggaacaaactttgtattcatgacttttgcatctgagaccatctcgggtccggtcaaagtgtattttgtcaaaaatccaatgtttgacttggtcaaagtagacaaaaatgaataaactttgcatatatatatatataaactaatCATAAAAATGTATGAAATAATTCAAAATTATTACATATTAGGTCAAGTGAGGCACTAAAGAATTTTTAAGTTTacacaattttattttttaattccaAACCAATTTAGTTTGAAATTATATAATGTATATAAATTAAAGATACAAAAACTTGGAATAGTTTgaaattatataatatatataaattaaatataaaaatacatggaataaattaaaattattatataaatacattttgaactttaactaaattaaaaaaaatgattttaaatttcaaGAAAACCACAATAAGGGCGGTTCACAtctgaaccgcccttacagtggggcTGCCCTCCATAAAACCCCCTTCCGTTCGCAGCGCCTAAGCCAGGGCGTTCTCATTCGCAGTTGGACGCCGTCAGGCTGCCCGATTCCCCCCGAtcggaaccctagccgccgccgcccgatTCCACGCCACCActctcctccccctcccccttcgCCGGTGCCGTGCAACGCCACCACTCTCCTCCCCGCGctctcctccccctcccccttcgCTGGTGCCCGTGCCACGCCACCACTCTGCTGCCGCCGGGAGCCAGATCTGCACACGGCCGCCCGCCCACGCGCGCCTCCACGAGCTCGGCGAGTCTGGCCGAGGACCTCGGTCGTCCACGAGCTCTTCGTCGGCGCGTCCACGAGCTCTTCTTCCGCGAGCTCGGCGAGCTCTTCTTCCGCGAGCTCGGCGACCTGCTTCCGTCCATGTGCGAGCCCGTGCGCTCCGCCCTGTCAGAACTCTAGACGTCGCCGAGGGCCGAAGATCCACGCGCGGCCGCCCGCCCGTCGGTGAGCCTGGGCACTCCGCCTGCTAGGAACCCTAGGCGCCGCCCGTCCGCGactctctccttctcctccaaagGTATGTGAGTTTGCTCACTTTGCTATCCAATCCTATGTCTGCGGTGATATAGGATACACATCACTGTAGTAGACCAATGTGTATGGTTAGATCATTTGTTGCAGTGACTAGCTGTGATAGGATTGGATAGTTGAGATCAATAATTTGGTATCCAAGAATGTTTGTCATCTGTTTTAGTGAGTAATAGATAGCTGCTGCTTTCACTGAGGCTTCATTTTTGTAGGGGACATCATTGTATTTATGTGTCTTGTTTTGCATGGTCACAAAGGCTTCGAATTGACCTGTAGATGTCTCTGCAGTAGTAATGGTAGTCTCTGTTTTATGTACCATCTTGGTTGCTGCAGCGTAGATAACCTTAAGCCTGGTAATATATGATGGCGGAACTGGTACCTGCGTGGTTTGTGTGCACGTTAGTTCTGAGTAAGTGGTGCAAATTATTTTCAGAGTTCGTGTGGCAGCAGTGGGAGCTTGTTCTTTTTACTATAGTGGCATACCTCGTACAATGGTGGGATTTTGATTTTTTGAAACCATCTAGTTTCATAGGCTGCTCAGGTTGCCTCTGCACCAATAGTATGTGATCGCCTATAATGGCATAGTTTCTATATGCATGATCTGCAGTAGATTTTAGGTGCCTAGCAAAGTCACAAAGGTATATATACTTGTTGTCTGTACTGGTGTCTGCGAGGGTTGTAACTATGTTTGAAATTCTGGTAGCTCTGTGTTTGAAGTCTTGTAGACATTGCTGCAGTAGTTGAAGCAGCTGGATGGTTTTACCTTTGCACGTTCTGAATATATCAAACTTTTGGTAATAGAAGTCTCTTTCATTTCTGCTATCAGCAGATAGCTATAATCCGGGGCTCTGATGTCATAATCGATGTCGATCATACTACTGTAATTGTCTTTTAGAGCTATGTTGCCTGCATATATGAACACAGTTATTGTCAGTGTAATTAGCGATGCAGATGTAACGTTGGCTGCTACTGCTGCTACACCAAGCTCAGGAGGGCCTTGGCTGCTAATAGCTTTGTGACTTGAAATAGGTCTATTAATTTTTAGTTTATAAATTAATTTCTGGTTAATGATGCTTTTGCCTGAATCATATTTGACATGAATATTATTATAGATTCAGGAAATGTTCCCTCAATCATCTATTATCTTTATGTTTGACTCTGAACTCTATTTGTATGATCTTTGACTTCTAGTttgttccattatcattttatagTCAATCTGTTTACTTTGACTTCTATGCCTTGCATTAGCTTATCATTTGATAGTCAATCTGTTTCTTATTTCTCCCACAAGTTACATAGTTTAGTCACTGGTTACCTATTACTGGTTACGTTCTGGTGGCTTACTGTCATTTTAATTTGTGGCTTactgtaatcctactactactgcttttGTACTACAACTGTACTACTACTCTCTCTATGACAGTTTTATATACTGAGGCATAATTACTGTTGTTTATATAGCAGGCTGCTTATATGCCACTcctctctactactactactactactactactactctactgTTGTGGTGGCTTACTGGCATAATTTTGAATTGGTGACATTTTTTGAACCGTGCCCCTCTATACTACTACTATACCCTCTCTCCTCTACTattgttttgccgatgatgaaattgtctaattcaatacattattttagaatatgagctgatgatccaAAACTTATGAGTAACTTGGCATCATTACTAGCCGCCTCTATAGTGCCTTGTTCTCTattttgatgccttgatgctccaagttcttgatcaaatgatgctagacatgtttctgaggccttttttaaacctttccctctcctcacctctccttcctctctgctccttctatctctcttctattctctactctcatcctctctccaacactactgcactagtctactactagtgctagctgctgctctactctagtactctactagtactacactactgttggggcttactgtaatcctactactactgctgttgTGCCCAACTCTCCTACTACCCTCTCTATGACAGTTTTATAAACTGTGCTcctctatactactactactactactactctcctcttctatttttcttctctcctttgttttgccgatgatgagattgtctaagtccattcattgtatggaatatgagctgatgatcaggaacttgtgaggaacttgGCATCGTTACCAGCGGCCCCTATATGACCTCATCTTCTCTATTACGATGCCTTTAtgctccaagttcatgatcaaatgatgattgacatgGTACTGAGGCCTTTACTACTTGTactactttttttttcaaaatttcttacTCGATGATACAAAAGGTGTAGTGAGACAACATGACAGTCAAATACCCATAGCTTCTCCTAGACCGAAAGCTTCTGGGGGAAACTCGTCTCGAATGGAGTGCCATTGGATACTAGCCTCCCCCAGAGGTTTTCGGTCTTGTAGTGCAAATGGGTTTTCTCTTAACCTATTACTGACTGTCATATAAGTCTATGATCTATGATCACCACAGAGCAGCGGATGGCTCTATAAAGCAGCAACCCGCTAATTTGAGGGCACAttagtttcttcttcttcttctactaCTACCAAACTAATTTGTCTCCTTTGTGTGTTCTCTCTCCTATCTTCTCCTctcatctgctgctgctgctactactaaagcactgctactactactaaagcactgctgctctctcttctcctctcttcaacctacttctctgttttgatgccttgatgctccaagttcttgatcaaatgATGGTAGACATATTTCTAAGGCCTTTTTTAaacctttccctctcctcacctctccttcctctctgctctttctgtctctcttctattttctactctcatcctctctaCAACACTGctgcactagtctactactagtcctagctgctgctctactctagtacTCTACTAGTACTACACTACTGTTGGGGCTTACTGTCATTATAATTTGTGGCTTactgtaatcctactactactgctgttgtgctccaactctactactactgcactagtctactactagtgctagctgctgctctactctagtcctaattctactactcttcTCTCCTACTTCTATgatttttcttctctcctttgttttgccgatgattagattgtctaagtccattcattatatggaatatgagctgatgatcaggaacttgtgaggaacttgGCATCGTTACCAGCGGCCCCTATATGACCTCATCTTCTCTATTACGATGCCTTTAtgctccaagttcatgatcaaatgatgattgacatgGTACTGAGGCCTTTACTACTTgtaatacttttttttttcaaaatttcttgctCGATGATACTAAAGGTGTAGTGAGACAACATGACAGTCAAATACCCATAGCTTCTCCTAGACCGAAAGCTTCTGGGGGAAACTCGTCTCGAATGGAGTGCCATTGGATACTAGCCTCCCCCAGAGGTTTTCGGTCTTGTAGTGCAAATGGGTTTTCTCTTAACCTATTACTGACTGTCATATAAGTCTATTATCTATGATCACCACAGAGCAGCGGATGGCTCTATAAAGCAGCAACCCGCTAATTTGAGGGCACAttagtttcttcttcttcttcttctactaCTACCAAACTAATTTGTCTCCTTTGTGTGTTCTCTCTCCTATCTTCTCCTctcatctgctgctgctgctactactaaagcactgctactactactaaagcactgctgctctctcttctcctctcttcaacctacttctctgttttgatgccttgatgctccaagttcttgatcaaatgATGGTAGACATATTTCTAAGGCCTTTTTAAaacctttccctctcctcacctctccttcctctctgctctttctgtctctcttctattttctactctcatcctctctccaacactgctgcactagtctactactagtcctagctgctgctgctgctgctactactactactactactactactactactactactactactactaatactactactaaagcactgctgctctctcttctcctctcttcaacctactactactactactactactactaaagcactgctgctgctACGACTACTActaatgctgctgctgctgctactactactactactaaagcacactTTATTCCTTTCATCTGTTAGAACAAATCACGAAATGACACGGACAACAAGCAATGCAGCCCGATCCAACGAACATGAAGAGCACCCTAGCCCTAGAGAGCAAGAAATACATGATCAGTTTTCTCAGGAACAGTTTGATGAAGAAGTGGGCAATGGTGTAGCATTTATGCTTACTCAGGAGGAGTCTGGCGAGGAGCAAGGGGGAGAAGCGGGAAGAGGAGAGACTGATGAAGGATCTAGCAAGGACGATGACTCAACCTCGGGATATGAAAGTCCTGAGGATCCACACCCATGTGAACCTAGACGGAAGCCAACGACGGATGAGTTGGACAAGGACTTTGACCCAAACGAGGAGGTAGGGATATGAAGGTCACTTAGTAAACCATAAATTTTGGTAACGATATGGTTGTGTTACCTCTACTAACACTTTGACCTGTTGTTTATACAGGTCCCTCCTAAACCTCCAAAAAGACCACGTCGGCGTCCGACACGTTTCGCCGGACACGACGGGGCAAGGGAAAGGAGGGCAGAGGCAACAGGCACAGAGACTACGATTGTGGCCTCTGCTCCGCAACCTGAAGGCACAACCTCGGCCTCGACTACCAAAGTGAAAAGGAAAGGAGGGGTCAGAAAGCCAAACCActatccaaatgcaaaaatggtttaTGTGATTGATGAGGTTGGGGAAGAAGGGCAGATCCTTAAGCCAAAGGAGTTCCAATCAAAATTCCGCAATGCAATTGGGGCCCTAGTCAGAGACAAGTTGAACCCATCAATCCGTAATTGGCACGACTATCCAGAGGACATAAAGGATGACCTATGGAAAAATCGTCTGTTggtcaattttaattttaggatTCCGGCAGAGAAGCTACCCCTAGTAAGACGACGTGCTATGAAGATGATGGGAGAATCCTTCCGACGTTGGAGGAATGAGCTGAACACCGAGTACATCAAAAAGGGGTTAACTCCGTACCATAAGTATGGACACATCACTCCTGCTATCTGGGCGTTGCTCGTGGCTGAGAAGACTGCACCAGAATCTTTGGCCTTAAGTGAAAAGAACAGCTTGCAGGCGAAGAAGAACATCCACCAccctcgtctaggccccggtggCTACGAGGGCAAGGAAGAGATGTTTAGAAAGATGGAAGAGGAGGCTGTAGCTGCTGGGAATACAAAAGTAATGAAATTGAAGCCACGCACCAAGCGTTGGCTCTTTGCCAGGAATCTTGAAGAATCAGGCAGCAGTCTGAAATTTGCCAAgccagagaccgaggaggcagTGTCAAGGATAATGAAATATTCTGAAGACATCGAGAAGGGCTCATTCACTCCTTCTAGAGAGAAGGACGAGCTTAGCCTTGGCTTGGGAAACCCCGAGCACCCAGGCCGTGTCAGGGGGTTAGGGAAACATAAGACCTGGAAGGAAGGATTTCGAGAGGATGTGGAGATGTACAAGAAACATGGTAGAAACCGGGAGGAGAGTCTTGCCACCCTAGTGAAGACCCTAGTTGCCAAGGAACTACAGGAGCAAGGACTGTCTACTGAGCGACGGTCACAAATGGAGCCGCCTAGGGATTTGGTTCTAGTTGGTAGTCCTCCAAATGTTCAAAGCAGCCAAGGTTCCAATGCAGCCTCCGCCTCAGTCGATCACATACGGGTGCCAACTCGTTGCATCCTGTTGATTCCCATCGGTAGGGGACAGGAGATGGCTGAGGTGGCAACGGGTCTGGCACATCCTCCAATTCCAGGCGACATCTGGCACCATAAACCGGTCCCGGCCGACTATAGTAAGGTTGAGGTGCATACCGTGAATCCCGAGTACGCGAAGCATAAGATTGAACACCCAACTAGCGAGGGGATTCGTGAGCTTGGACTACTCATGAAACAGTTCATCCTATGGTACAAAAAGGATATTGTGTTGAATGTTTCCTCGCCAACTCCAAGTGATGTACACCTGGAGAGAGTCCACCTTGAGGATGGAGCGGTGTATTCACCGTCTCATGAGGACCACTTGATGCATGAGAGGGTACCGGCTTCTCCAACCGCTGGTGAGCAAGGGGTCGAGCCAGGGCATGATGAGACGCCACATGAGCCTCAAATAGGTGAACCTTCTGTAGCTCGTGCGGAGCCAGAGCATGAGATGCCACATGTGCCTCAGAGTCCGCAATCTTCTACAGCTCGTGCCGAGCCAAAGCGTGATGagacaccacatgtgcctcatagCCCAAAACCTTCTACAGCTCGTGCCGAGTCAGAGCATGACGagacaccacatgtgcctcctAAGCCACAACATTCTCCAGCTCGCCCCGAGCAAGGCCATGATGAGATGGCACAGACTTTTCAACAAGCACCGCCGACACATGAAGAACTACTCCCTCTAGTATGTGAAGCTCGTGAAAAGATCCCCATCATGATAAGGTCGACAGGGTCAAAATCTTTTGTGGATATGAATGTCTCGGGTATGtacaagtggtatgctcatgacCAGTTCAAGCCTGAGAACCAAGGCCCGAACAAATTTGCCTACAGGATGCCCACTGACACCTCAGACTACACAACGATAACAAAGTATCCAGATGTTGAAACCATCAAGTGGTCAAAGGATTGCCCGAAAGAATATGTAAAAGGCAAACGTTTCCTACCAAACCGGGTCTTGTGTAAGATGCCATATGGAATGAGAAGGTTCCATGATTGGTACTACTTGCATGTTTCACGTACAGAACTGAA
Protein-coding sequences here:
- the LOC8068451 gene encoding uncharacterized protein LOC8068451, whose translation is MAEVATGLAHPPIPGDIWHHKPVPADYSKVEVHTVNPEYAKHKIEHPTSEGIRELGLLMKQFILWYKKDIVLNVSSPTPSDVHLERVHLEDGAVYSPSHEDHLMHERVPASPTAGEQGVEPGHDETPHEPQIGEPSVARAEPEHEMPHVPQSPQSSTARAEPKRDETPHVPHSPKPSTARAESEHDETPHVPPKPQHSPARPEQGHDEMAQTFQQAPPTHEELLPLVCEAREKIPIMIRSTGSKSFVDMNVSGMYKWYAHDQFKPENQGPNKFAYRMPTDTSDYTTITKYPDVETIKWSKDCPKEYVKGKRFLPNRVLCKMPYGMRRFHDWYYLHVSRTELNVLEAVIPARTFGGPASGIAFDFSDIQSCFHLSSMSMNLIRTWCLMQANFMKSTRSTKAGYVDPMPIAQINFNYPSRWELDAPQLAAGGTLAEKEKIRAAKIREESLKVAAWLAVCLKNLQHFETIWIPYHFNNHWIVIGLDVGMNMAWICDSADFDPHTYKDFMSILITAFRAYVKNHKGRHDPGLGSHLRFKSLCSVSAT
- the LOC8081623 gene encoding uncharacterized protein LOC8081623; this translates as MENRATWMYGLPRYSQAYADEVDKFITIAVNHAKTLSTGNNCSVICPCKDCKNHLATYDVEIIRSHLIRRGFVPNYTVWLHHGEVMFLDGNDDDQEDDAEEGQLLSQYADMFEAQMQHDSAKSLALSEKNSLQAKKNIHHPRLGPGGYEGKEEMFRKMEEEAVAAGNTKVMKLKPRTKRWLFARNLEESGSSLKFAKPETEEAVSRIMKYSEDIEKGSFTPSREKDELSLGLGNPEHPGRVRGLGKHKTWKEGFREDVEMYKKHGRNREESLATLVKTLVAKELQEQGLSTERRLRLSRSHTGANSLHPVDSHR